Below is a window of Hydrogenovibrio crunogenus DNA.
AAATCTGCATCAGATCCGTGCCATTTCGAATATCATCAAACACGATCACCAACATTGACACCACGATGGCCGCCGATAGGCTGTAGAACAATAACGAAAATAATTTAGCAAACAGTTCACGAGCTGAAAGATTCAACATGGATTCATCCTTTTTATTTTTAGTATTTTGGTTTTTCTTTTAAAAAAAGAACCCCCTCTAAAAGTAACCGCCTTAAAGCGCATCACTAAAAAATATTTTAAAGGACAACCTCTCTAACACTCTGACAACAGTTTTAAAGGAAGGGCTGGCAGTTTGATTTGAACAAAAGGAATTTATGTCATTTGTGCTTTTTTAAGAACAAGTTCAAAACCTTATCTTTAAAATTTAACTTACGACATCAGCCATTAAACAACATTTTTCCCACTCATTTTGAAATGACTGTCAAAGCATCCGTTCAAAAATATTAAAAGAGTTTTGAAAATCTTTCTGATAGGTTTTCGTTCAGAAGAGTAATTTTTAAATTAACGTAACGATTTTTCCCAGATAACGTGATCGTGATTACGGTGCGCAGCATCCAATAATTCTAATAAAGGCTGTGCACGATGCGCTAAACTCACCGAATCATCTTCCCAATCATCTCCAGATTGAGCCGAAGGACTTTCGAGCGCATCACTTAATTTATTCATTGCCTGCTCAACCTCTTCTTCGGTTAATGCGCCAGGCACAGTTGCACTGTGTCCCATTAAGCTAATCAACTTCAGCGCAATATCGTCAAACATACTGACATCAGCATGATGTTTGGTTTGAAAAAAAATCATTGTGATACTCCTGTTGAATTCATATTTAGCATAACATGTTCTGAAAAAACCCTCTTATCTACTAGCAATTACGTAGATAATAATCTTATATATTCATATAATTTAATGCTGATTTCTTTAATAAATAAAATTGAGTAAGTTCAGCAATTTCAATCAGGCTTACATTCAGTCAAAACCTCACAATGTCTTCGACTTAGGAGGCAAACCCAATTATGAGTAAACAAGCTGTTAAACGTTACGCCAACCGTATGGAACAGGTCTATGATTATATTCAAGCTCATATCAATGATGATCTATCGATTGAAAAATTAAGTGAAGTGGCTTGTTTTTCAAAGTTTCATTTTCATCGACAGTTTTCAAGCTATACGGGGATGACGGTCGGCAAGTTTGTTTTGATGCAACGATTGAAACGTGCATCACAACAACTGGCCTACAATCAAACGATGCGGATTATTGATATCGCACTGGAAGCTAACTTTGAAAGTCCAGAAGCTTTTTCTAGAGCTTTTAAAAACACATTTGGTCAAACGCCTTCTCAGTTTAGACAATCACCTAATTGGCAGAACTGGCGTGCCCAGTATGCCCAACCTATTATTGAGAGGAATATCGTTATGAATATTGATCTGATTGAATTTGAGCACACTATGATTGCGGCATTGGAACATAGAGGGCCAGCCGAAAAAATTGAAAACTCACTTAAAATTTTCCGAGAGTGGCGAAAGACAACCCCTTACTCTCCTGTTACTAGCCATAGAAGTTTTGGGCTGGTATATGATGATCCAGATACAGTTGAGCCTGCTAATTTTAGGTTTGATCTATGTGCAGAAGTGACAAAAACCATTCCTGATAATGCACAGGGGTTAGTCAACAAAACAATCCCAGGAGGAAAGTGCGCCGTATTACGTCATGAAGGGAGTTTAAAGACCATTGGCGATAAAGTACGTCATCTTTATTGCAACTGGTTACCTAACAGTAGTGAAGAGCTAAGGGATTTTCCGTGCTTTTTCCATTACACCAACTTAAATGGTGAAATGCCTGAAGATGAATTGATCACCGATATCTATTTACCGCTCCAATAATCAAGGATTCCCTTTTCATTTACCCTTTAAAACCACCAGGCCTGGTGGTTTTATGCCCATAACTCTATCCTTTGCCGGCCTTATAAATGCCTTTTTTACATAATTCAAGGCCTCTTCTACACAAGGGTTTGTGCAACCCTCTTCAAAACCTTCAAGAGAATATTCACGGGCACAGAAAATATCAAATGCGATGAAGGTACCACCACGTACTCACATGAAGAGATTTTAAATAAAAAAGCTTTGGCACTAAATCAACGGTTCAAGAAACAGATTGATAACTAAACACGTATTGTCAGTTAGAAAAGTCTTCGGGTCAGTTTATGATTGGTATTGACAGCCAGAGGTTTGCGGAGCGATACTTAACGAAACACCATCGTCATCCATGTTTCACCATGTCCTAAGGAGCGCAAATGACGAGTCTATCTACGACTTTCGTGATGTTGGCGGCTTTATGCTGGGGAATCTCAGGAGGCATTGGTGCAATTCTCATGGCCGAAGGCTGGGATGCGTTGGTGGTATCGTTCTACCGAGGCGCCATTGGATTCTTATTTGTGCTTGCCTGGTTAGCCTTTCGACCACGCAGCAGTGGATTATCAAATCCCATATTGTGGTTTTGGTCAGCTCTTGCCGGTCTCGGCATTGCATGTAACTTCACATTCTACTTCGTGAGCATTTCTGAAGGCAGCGTCGCAGTTGCGGCAACCTTAATGTATTGCGCACCCGTGTTCGTCTACCTTGTTTCATCTGCACTCAAACTCGAAAGATTCACCGCTTCCAAGGGCGTTGCGATTGCATTGGTTCTGCTTGGAATTGGACTGCTCACACGTATTTACGATATTGAATCGGAGGATGTCACTCTAACCGGATTGGTCACCGGACTACTTGCGGGGGTGTCTTACGCCATCTTTATTTTCGGCTTCAAGTATGCTGGCGCATACGGCAGCCCTCAATCGATTCTGGTAATTGCATTCGCGACACTTACTGTCGTTC
It encodes the following:
- a CDS encoding DUF1840 domain-containing protein: MIFFQTKHHADVSMFDDIALKLISLMGHSATVPGALTEEEVEQAMNKLSDALESPSAQSGDDWEDDSVSLAHRAQPLLELLDAAHRNHDHVIWEKSLR
- a CDS encoding DMT family transporter, whose protein sequence is MAEGWDALVVSFYRGAIGFLFVLAWLAFRPRSSGLSNPILWFWSALAGLGIACNFTFYFVSISEGSVAVAATLMYCAPVFVYLVSSALKLERFTASKGVAIALVLLGIGLLTRIYDIESEDVTLTGLVTGLLAGVSYAIFIFGFKYAGAYGSPQSILVIAFATLTVVLIGLGNKAQMVLVLSTSDWPLFVTLGVLGAGLSFIVYFIGLKRTAVTTASVVAMIEPVTATLFGVLVLNETLVSSQIVGIALIMITVTALSISSRTRHTPYG
- a CDS encoding AraC family transcriptional regulator, translated to MSKQAVKRYANRMEQVYDYIQAHINDDLSIEKLSEVACFSKFHFHRQFSSYTGMTVGKFVLMQRLKRASQQLAYNQTMRIIDIALEANFESPEAFSRAFKNTFGQTPSQFRQSPNWQNWRAQYAQPIIERNIVMNIDLIEFEHTMIAALEHRGPAEKIENSLKIFREWRKTTPYSPVTSHRSFGLVYDDPDTVEPANFRFDLCAEVTKTIPDNAQGLVNKTIPGGKCAVLRHEGSLKTIGDKVRHLYCNWLPNSSEELRDFPCFFHYTNLNGEMPEDELITDIYLPLQ